In Mesorhizobium sp. J428, the genomic window ATGCCTGGCCTTCGGCCGTGGCGGCGCTGGTCCTCGTCGCCTGCGCCTTCCTCGCCTGGGATGCCGGGCGCCGCACCGGCGTCAGGTGACAGAGACGGCGCTTCTCGCGTGACCAAAACGTAATGATTGCGGCCATTCCAATCGCCGCATTCTTGTGACTTGATGCGACCACCGAATCCGCAGTCACAAGGATTTCCCGCCCGTGTTCGTATCGTTCTTTCCCAAGCCGAAGCTGTTTTTTATCAGCGCTGTCGGCTGGGCTGCAGTCATGATCCTGGCGTGGTACTTTGCCGGTGAACAACTCGGCGCGGCCCTTTGGCCAGCGGTAGCTGATGCCGAAGCCGCTCGCCTCCTAAATCCGCTGCGGTTCATCACCGCACCGTTTATCTGGTTCTATGTCTACTTCTGGCTAGGGGTTCTGCTCTTTTATCTGTTTTGGCGCTGGTACTCGCCGCATCCGTGGTTGAACTGGTCCGTTCTCGGGACTGCCTTGATCATCTTCGCGGCTTATTTCAACGTTCAGGTTTCGGTTGCTTTGAACGATTGGCGTGGCCCGTTCTACGACTTGATCGTCAAGGCGTTGACCCCACCTGCCTCCGTCGAGCTTGCAGATGTCTATAGTGGTGCCGGATCGTTCTTGGCCCTGGCTTTGGTGGGAATAACCGTCAGTGTATTGAGCATATTTTTCTCCAAGCACTACATTTTCCGGTGGCGCACCGCGATGAACGACTTCTACGTCGCCAATTGGGAGCGCTTGCGCCGTATCGAAGGCGCATCCCAACGTGTTCAAGAAGACACGATGCGATTCTCCGAGATCATGCAAAGCATGGGGGACAAGTTCGTGGATTCGATCATGACCTTGATCGCCTTCACGCCGCAGCTGATACTCCTCTCGGCGAGCGTCTCGGAGATTCCGATCCTCGGGGCCATTCCTTACCCGCTTGTTTTCGCCGCGATCGGCTGGGCGCTTTTCGGAACTGTGCTTCTGGCTGTCGTGGGTGTCAGGCTTCCCGGACTGGAGTTTAGAAACCAGCGTGTCGAGGCAGCATTCCGCAAGGAACTGGTCTACGGAGAAGACGATCCGACGCGAGCACAGCCGATCACGTTGACCGAGCTGTTCGCAAATGTGCGTCGCAACTATTTCACCCTTTATGCGCACTACGTCTATTTCGACGTGACGCGTTACCTCTACCTTCAGACCGACGTGATCTTCGCGACGCTTATCCTGGCTCCTTCGATTGCCGCCGCCAAGTTCTCGTTTGGTGTGTATCAGCAGATCGTATCGGCCTTCACCCAGGTCACGAACTCGTTCCAATATCTGGTGAATTCTTGGCCGACGATCGTGACGCTGATCTCGATCTACAAGCGCCTTCGCGCTTTTGAAGCCACGCTTGACGGCGAGGCTCTGCCCGAGATTGACCG contains:
- the sbmA gene encoding peptide antibiotic transporter SbmA, producing MFVSFFPKPKLFFISAVGWAAVMILAWYFAGEQLGAALWPAVADAEAARLLNPLRFITAPFIWFYVYFWLGVLLFYLFWRWYSPHPWLNWSVLGTALIIFAAYFNVQVSVALNDWRGPFYDLIVKALTPPASVELADVYSGAGSFLALALVGITVSVLSIFFSKHYIFRWRTAMNDFYVANWERLRRIEGASQRVQEDTMRFSEIMQSMGDKFVDSIMTLIAFTPQLILLSASVSEIPILGAIPYPLVFAAIGWALFGTVLLAVVGVRLPGLEFRNQRVEAAFRKELVYGEDDPTRAQPITLTELFANVRRNYFTLYAHYVYFDVTRYLYLQTDVIFATLILAPSIAAAKFSFGVYQQIVSAFTQVTNSFQYLVNSWPTIVTLISIYKRLRAFEATLDGEALPEIDRRYLEREAAGMKPEDQPAS